A portion of the Burkholderia pseudomultivorans genome contains these proteins:
- the bamB gene encoding outer membrane protein assembly factor BamB, with product MNLLKRYAVPVACAAAVLALAACSSSKDARRVPTPLTEFKPVMDVQQVWKASVGKGGRYLFSPVAVGDAVYAAGENGSVEKIDAKTGQTLWRTKVGSDLSAGVGSDGNLTAVGALKGGVFVLGPDGKQLWKTTVQGEIFSPPLVGNGLVIVRTIDGQVIAFNAQTGEQKWTYRNRAVPLNLRVSAGMTFAGDAAVLAGFPGGGLVAINLQTGEPFWQTPVSFPKGVTEVERINDVSGPPTLVGAETCAVTFQGQLGCFDANSGRPLWEKPFSSRSGLAQDDSVVAGGDDWSVVTAYDATTGNQLWRNEQLKSRDVGVPYLLGHAVVMGDYKGFVHFLSREDGSFIARMNTDGSAITAAPVLAGNTLVVQTKDGGLYGFRPR from the coding sequence ATGAATTTGCTGAAACGTTACGCTGTGCCCGTTGCCTGCGCGGCGGCTGTCCTTGCATTGGCGGCCTGCTCGTCGTCGAAGGATGCGCGCCGCGTGCCGACGCCGCTCACCGAGTTCAAGCCCGTGATGGACGTGCAACAGGTCTGGAAGGCGAGCGTCGGCAAGGGCGGACGCTACCTGTTCTCGCCGGTGGCCGTGGGCGACGCCGTCTATGCGGCGGGCGAGAACGGTTCGGTCGAGAAGATCGACGCGAAGACGGGCCAGACACTGTGGCGCACGAAGGTCGGCTCGGACCTGTCGGCCGGCGTCGGCAGCGACGGCAACCTGACTGCGGTGGGCGCGCTGAAGGGCGGCGTGTTCGTGCTCGGCCCGGACGGCAAGCAACTGTGGAAGACGACCGTGCAGGGCGAGATCTTCTCGCCGCCGCTGGTCGGCAACGGCCTCGTGATCGTGCGCACGATCGACGGCCAGGTGATCGCGTTCAACGCACAGACGGGCGAGCAGAAGTGGACCTACCGCAACCGTGCGGTGCCGCTGAACCTGCGCGTGTCGGCCGGCATGACCTTCGCGGGCGATGCGGCGGTGCTCGCCGGCTTCCCGGGCGGCGGTCTCGTCGCGATCAACCTGCAGACGGGCGAGCCGTTCTGGCAGACGCCGGTGTCGTTCCCGAAGGGCGTGACCGAGGTCGAGCGGATCAACGACGTCAGCGGGCCGCCGACGCTGGTCGGCGCGGAAACCTGCGCGGTGACGTTCCAGGGCCAGCTCGGCTGCTTCGATGCGAACTCGGGCCGGCCGCTGTGGGAAAAGCCGTTCTCGAGCCGCAGCGGCCTCGCGCAGGACGATTCGGTGGTCGCCGGCGGCGACGACTGGTCGGTCGTGACGGCGTACGACGCGACCACCGGCAACCAGCTGTGGCGCAACGAGCAGCTGAAGAGCCGCGACGTCGGCGTGCCGTATTTGCTGGGCCATGCGGTCGTGATGGGCGACTACAAGGGCTTCGTGCACTTCCTGTCGCGCGAGGACGGCAGCTTCATCGCGCGGATGAATACCGACGGCAGCGCGATCACGGCAGCGCCGGTGCTCGCGGGCAACACGCTCGTCGTGCAGACGAAGGATGGCGGCCTGTACGGCTTCCGTCCGCGCTGA
- a CDS encoding tetratricopeptide repeat protein — MSYHDEQESIESLKAWWARWGNLTTWIVLAALVVAAGFNGWNYWQRRQAAEASGLYEQVQKAAAANDKATMARAAADMEDKYGSTAYAQMTALAAAKVLYAAGDTAGAKAQLQWAADHAKDDEYKQIAKLRLASLLLDEKAYDAGLALLSGTPVDAFKGLVADRRGDLLAAQGKTDDARAAYKLALDSLSKDDQSARQLVQFKLDALGG; from the coding sequence ATGAGTTATCACGACGAACAAGAATCGATTGAAAGTCTCAAGGCGTGGTGGGCACGCTGGGGCAACCTCACCACGTGGATCGTGCTCGCGGCGCTCGTCGTCGCGGCCGGTTTCAACGGCTGGAACTATTGGCAGCGCCGCCAGGCCGCCGAGGCGTCCGGGCTGTACGAACAGGTCCAGAAGGCTGCCGCCGCGAACGACAAGGCGACGATGGCCCGCGCGGCCGCCGACATGGAAGACAAGTACGGCAGCACGGCGTATGCACAGATGACCGCGCTGGCGGCCGCGAAGGTGCTGTATGCGGCCGGCGACACGGCCGGCGCGAAGGCTCAGCTGCAATGGGCCGCCGATCACGCGAAGGACGACGAGTACAAGCAGATCGCGAAGCTGCGTCTGGCGTCGCTGCTGCTCGACGAAAAGGCGTACGACGCGGGGCTCGCGCTGCTGTCGGGCACGCCGGTGGATGCCTTCAAGGGCCTCGTGGCCGATCGCCGCGGCGATCTGCTGGCCGCGCAAGGCAAGACCGACGACGCGCGCGCGGCCTACAAGCTCGCGCTCGACAGCCTGTCGAAGGACGACCAGTCGGCGCGCCAGCTGGTGCAGTTCAAGCTCGACGCGCTCGGCGGCTGA
- the hisS gene encoding histidine--tRNA ligase translates to MTEQKRKIEKLTGVKGMNDILPQDAGLWEFFEATVKSLLRAYGYQNIRTPIVEHTQLFTRGIGEVTDIVEKEMYSFTDALNGENLTMRPENTAAVVRAAIEHNMLYDGPKRLWYIGPMFRHERPQRGRYRQFHQVGVEALGFAGPDADAEIIMMCQRLWDDLGLTGIKLEINSLGLAEERAAHRVELIKYLEQFVDVLDEDAKRRLYTNPLRVLDTKNPALQEIAQNAPKLIDFLGDESRAHFEGLQRLLLANNIPFKINPRLVRGLDYYNLTVFEWVTDKLGAQGTVAAGGRYDPLIEQLGGKPTAACGWAMGIERILELLKEEDLAPEQEGVDVYVVHQGEAAREQAFIAAERLRDTGLDVIFHCSADGGPASFKSQMKRADASGAAFAVIFGEEEVANGTVGVKALRGAGEEGEKNVQQTVPVESLTEFLINAMVASAEDGDD, encoded by the coding sequence ATGACTGAACAGAAACGCAAGATCGAGAAGCTCACGGGCGTCAAGGGCATGAACGACATCCTCCCGCAGGATGCCGGCCTGTGGGAATTCTTCGAAGCCACCGTGAAATCGCTGCTGCGCGCGTACGGCTACCAGAACATCCGCACGCCGATCGTCGAGCACACGCAACTGTTTACGCGCGGCATCGGCGAAGTCACGGACATCGTCGAGAAGGAGATGTACAGCTTCACCGACGCGCTGAACGGCGAAAACCTGACGATGCGCCCGGAAAACACCGCGGCGGTCGTGCGCGCGGCGATCGAGCACAACATGCTGTACGACGGCCCGAAGCGCCTCTGGTACATCGGCCCGATGTTCCGTCACGAGCGTCCGCAGCGCGGCCGCTATCGCCAGTTCCACCAGGTCGGCGTCGAGGCGCTCGGCTTCGCGGGTCCGGATGCGGACGCCGAGATCATCATGATGTGCCAGCGCCTGTGGGACGACCTCGGCCTGACCGGCATCAAGCTCGAGATCAACTCGCTCGGCCTCGCCGAAGAGCGCGCCGCGCACCGCGTCGAGCTGATCAAGTATCTGGAGCAGTTCGTCGACGTGCTCGACGAGGATGCGAAGCGCCGCCTGTATACGAACCCGCTGCGCGTGCTCGACACGAAGAATCCGGCGCTGCAGGAAATCGCGCAGAACGCACCGAAGCTGATCGACTTCCTCGGCGACGAATCGCGCGCGCACTTCGAAGGGCTGCAGCGCCTGCTGCTGGCGAACAACATCCCGTTCAAGATCAATCCGCGTCTCGTGCGCGGCCTCGATTACTACAACCTGACCGTGTTCGAGTGGGTGACCGACAAGCTCGGCGCGCAGGGCACGGTCGCGGCCGGCGGTCGCTACGATCCGCTGATCGAGCAGCTCGGCGGCAAGCCGACGGCCGCATGCGGCTGGGCGATGGGCATCGAGCGGATTCTCGAGCTGCTGAAGGAAGAGGATCTCGCGCCCGAGCAGGAAGGCGTCGACGTGTATGTCGTGCACCAGGGCGAAGCCGCGCGCGAACAGGCGTTCATCGCGGCGGAGCGCCTGCGCGACACGGGCCTCGACGTGATCTTCCACTGCAGCGCGGACGGCGGCCCGGCGAGCTTCAAGTCGCAGATGAAGCGGGCGGACGCGAGCGGCGCCGCGTTCGCGGTGATCTTCGGCGAAGAAGAGGTCGCGAACGGCACGGTGGGCGTGAAGGCACTGCGCGGCGCGGGCGAAGAAGGGGAAAAGAACGTTCAGCAGACCGTACCGGTCGAAAGCTTGACCGAATTCCTAATCAATGCGATGGTTGCATCCGCCGAAGACGGCGACGACTGA
- the ispG gene encoding flavodoxin-dependent (E)-4-hydroxy-3-methylbut-2-enyl-diphosphate synthase: MQSEAQSPRSSQICSTEPVFGGHAPRRVSHAVDVRWGGQLVTIGGDAPVRVQSMTNTDTADAIGTAIQIKDLANAGSELVRITVNTPEAAAAVPAIREQLDRMGVTVPLVGDFHYNGHLLLRDYPGCAEALSKYRINPGNVGQGAKRDTQFAQMIEAAIKYDKPVRIGVNWGSLDQDLLARMMDENAARTQPWDAQSVMYEALIQSAIGSAERAVELGLGRDRIVLSCKVSGVQDLIAVYRELGRRCGFALHLGLTEAGMGSKGIVASTAALGVLLQEGIGDTIRISLTPEPGAPRTGEVVVGQEILQTMGLRSFAPMVIACPGCGRTTSTLFQELAMQIQTYLREQMPVWRKEYPGVEKMNVAVMGCIVNGPGESKHANIGISLPGSGENPAAPVFIDGEKVKTLRGERIAEEFQQIVSDYVARNYGRAAALN; encoded by the coding sequence ATGCAATCCGAAGCTCAATCCCCACGCAGCAGTCAGATTTGTTCAACCGAGCCGGTGTTCGGCGGGCATGCGCCGCGCCGCGTGTCGCATGCGGTGGATGTCCGCTGGGGCGGGCAGCTCGTGACGATCGGCGGCGACGCTCCGGTGCGCGTGCAGTCGATGACGAATACCGACACGGCCGACGCGATCGGCACCGCGATCCAGATCAAGGATCTCGCGAACGCGGGTTCCGAACTGGTGCGCATCACGGTCAACACGCCCGAGGCCGCGGCCGCCGTGCCGGCGATCCGCGAGCAGCTCGACCGGATGGGCGTGACGGTGCCGCTCGTCGGCGATTTCCACTACAACGGCCATCTGCTGCTGCGCGACTATCCGGGCTGCGCGGAAGCGCTGTCGAAGTACCGGATCAATCCGGGCAACGTCGGCCAGGGCGCGAAGCGCGACACGCAGTTCGCGCAGATGATCGAAGCCGCGATCAAGTACGACAAGCCGGTGCGGATCGGCGTGAACTGGGGCAGCCTCGACCAGGACCTGCTCGCGCGCATGATGGACGAGAACGCCGCGCGTACGCAGCCGTGGGACGCGCAGAGCGTGATGTACGAGGCGCTGATCCAGTCGGCGATCGGGTCGGCCGAGCGCGCGGTCGAGCTGGGCCTCGGCCGCGACCGCATCGTGCTGTCGTGCAAGGTCAGCGGCGTGCAGGACCTGATCGCCGTGTACCGCGAACTCGGCCGCCGCTGCGGCTTCGCGCTGCACCTCGGCCTGACCGAGGCCGGCATGGGCTCGAAGGGCATCGTCGCGTCGACGGCGGCGCTCGGCGTGCTGCTGCAGGAAGGGATCGGCGACACGATCCGCATCTCGCTGACGCCCGAGCCGGGTGCGCCGCGCACCGGCGAGGTCGTGGTCGGCCAGGAAATCCTGCAGACGATGGGCCTGCGCTCGTTCGCGCCGATGGTGATCGCCTGCCCCGGCTGCGGCCGCACGACCAGCACGCTGTTCCAGGAACTCGCGATGCAGATCCAGACCTACCTGCGCGAGCAGATGCCGGTGTGGCGCAAGGAGTATCCGGGCGTCGAGAAGATGAACGTCGCAGTGATGGGCTGCATCGTCAACGGCCCGGGCGAATCGAAGCACGCGAACATCGGCATCAGCCTGCCGGGTTCGGGCGAGAACCCGGCCGCGCCCGTCTTCATCGACGGCGAGAAGGTCAAGACGCTGCGCGGCGAGCGGATCGCCGAGGAATTCCAGCAGATCGTCAGCGACTATGTCGCACGCAACTACGGCCGCGCAGCGGCCCTGAACTAA
- a CDS encoding helix-turn-helix domain-containing protein has product MSEPQPSNGAETNAAKPAPAGLESLVAVGSRLAQLREAKGWTVEDVSARLKVAPPKLRALEAGDISHLPGVTFALGVVRSYAKMLGVDPEPFAQALRRERGVPEVDLSMPASSGADLPRGRVSIPLGGSSRHHPWLWGTAIVVIAAIAVLMWHTGGDSPSWLARFKGGDAQHASVASAPAAASAEQAAASGATATQANEVPAPAAASAAAPQAVASATPAPAATTDASRPVVATTATTTTAASAAGAAQPASVAVAAGQSMIELKVRQDSWFSVRDKSGKELFSGLVHAGEAKQVAGDGPFKVTIGNKAGLDAIAFDGKPVDPAKYSAARGNVARFTLP; this is encoded by the coding sequence ATGAGTGAGCCGCAGCCGTCAAACGGCGCAGAGACGAATGCCGCGAAGCCGGCCCCGGCGGGACTGGAATCGCTGGTGGCGGTGGGCAGCCGGCTGGCGCAGCTTCGGGAAGCGAAGGGGTGGACGGTCGAGGACGTATCGGCGCGACTCAAGGTCGCACCGCCGAAACTGCGGGCGCTGGAGGCCGGCGACATCAGCCATCTGCCCGGCGTGACGTTCGCGCTCGGCGTCGTGCGCAGCTACGCGAAGATGCTCGGCGTCGATCCGGAGCCGTTCGCGCAGGCGCTGCGCCGCGAGCGCGGGGTGCCGGAAGTCGATCTGTCGATGCCGGCGTCGTCGGGCGCGGATCTGCCGCGCGGCCGCGTGTCGATTCCGCTCGGCGGCTCGTCGCGCCACCACCCGTGGCTGTGGGGCACCGCGATCGTCGTGATCGCGGCGATCGCGGTACTGATGTGGCACACTGGCGGCGATTCGCCGAGCTGGCTCGCGCGCTTCAAGGGCGGCGACGCGCAGCATGCGTCGGTGGCGAGCGCGCCGGCGGCGGCTTCCGCCGAACAGGCGGCCGCGAGCGGCGCGACGGCGACCCAGGCCAATGAGGTTCCGGCCCCGGCGGCAGCCTCCGCGGCGGCGCCGCAGGCAGTTGCGTCGGCCACGCCGGCGCCGGCCGCGACGACGGATGCGTCCCGGCCGGTCGTCGCGACGACGGCAACGACGACGACGGCGGCGAGTGCTGCCGGTGCGGCGCAGCCGGCGAGCGTCGCGGTCGCGGCGGGCCAGTCGATGATCGAACTGAAGGTCAGGCAGGACAGCTGGTTCAGCGTGCGCGACAAGAGCGGCAAGGAGCTGTTCTCCGGGCTGGTGCATGCCGGCGAGGCGAAGCAGGTCGCCGGTGACGGCCCGTTCAAGGTCACGATCGGCAACAAGGCGGGCCTCGACGCGATCGCGTTCGACGGAAAACCCGTCGATCCGGCAAAATATTCGGCAGCGCGGGGGAACGTGGCGCGGTTCACGTTGCCCTGA
- the rlmN gene encoding 23S rRNA (adenine(2503)-C(2))-methyltransferase RlmN: protein MTSETSVNLLDFDAEGLVAYCGSLGEKPFRAKQLQRWIHQYNAGDFDGMTDLAKSLREKLKGRATISMPEIASDHVSADGTRKWLIDVGNGNAVETVFIPEETRGTLCVSSQAGCAVNCRFCSTGKQGFSRNLSTAEIIGQLRMAEFALRASLGRAPGPNGKAERVVTNVVMMGMGEPLLNYSAVVPAMRLMLDDNAYGLSRRRVTLSTSGVVPMMDRLGAELPVALAVSLHAPNDALRDELVPLNKKYPLRELMAACQRYLKVAPRDFITFEYCMLDGVNDTEAHARELLAVTRDVPCKFNLIPFNPFPESGLIRSKPEQIKRFAQILIDAGVVTTVRKTRGDDIDAACGQLAGAVKDRTRLAERTGAAGKIIEVRAV from the coding sequence ATGACGAGCGAAACTTCCGTCAATCTTCTCGACTTCGATGCCGAGGGTCTTGTCGCGTACTGCGGCAGTCTCGGCGAGAAGCCGTTCCGCGCCAAGCAGTTGCAGCGCTGGATCCACCAGTACAACGCCGGCGATTTCGATGGCATGACCGATCTCGCGAAGTCCCTGAGAGAAAAGCTCAAGGGCCGCGCGACGATCTCGATGCCCGAGATCGCCAGCGATCACGTTTCCGCCGACGGCACGCGCAAGTGGCTGATCGACGTCGGAAACGGCAATGCGGTCGAAACCGTGTTCATCCCGGAGGAGACGCGCGGCACGCTGTGCGTGTCGTCGCAGGCCGGGTGCGCGGTCAACTGCCGCTTCTGCTCGACGGGCAAGCAGGGCTTCTCCCGCAACCTGTCGACGGCTGAAATCATCGGTCAGCTCCGGATGGCCGAATTTGCACTGCGTGCGTCGCTCGGTCGCGCGCCCGGCCCGAACGGCAAGGCCGAGCGGGTAGTCACCAACGTGGTGATGATGGGCATGGGCGAGCCGCTGCTGAACTACAGCGCGGTCGTGCCCGCGATGCGCCTGATGCTCGACGACAACGCGTACGGCCTGTCGCGCCGCCGCGTCACGCTGTCGACCTCCGGCGTGGTGCCGATGATGGACCGCCTCGGCGCCGAACTGCCGGTCGCGCTGGCCGTTTCGCTGCACGCGCCGAACGATGCGCTGCGCGACGAGCTGGTGCCGCTCAACAAGAAGTATCCGCTTCGCGAGCTGATGGCCGCGTGCCAGCGTTATCTGAAGGTCGCGCCGCGCGACTTCATTACTTTCGAATACTGCATGCTGGACGGCGTCAACGACACCGAAGCGCATGCGCGCGAACTGCTCGCCGTCACGCGCGACGTGCCGTGCAAGTTCAACCTGATCCCGTTCAATCCGTTCCCGGAGTCGGGTCTCATCCGCTCGAAGCCGGAACAGATCAAGCGCTTTGCGCAGATCCTGATCGACGCGGGCGTCGTCACGACCGTGCGCAAGACGCGCGGCGACGACATCGACGCCGCGTGCGGCCAGCTCGCCGGCGCAGTGAAGGACCGCACGCGCCTGGCGGAGCGAACGGGCGCAGCAGGAAAAATCATCGAGGTCCGGGCGGTCTGA
- the ndk gene encoding nucleoside-diphosphate kinase — translation MAIERTLSIIKPDAVAKNVIGQIYSRFEGAGLKIVASRMAHLSRADAEKFYAVHAARPFFKDLVDFMISGPVMIQVLEGEGAILKNRDLMGATDPKKAEKGTIRADFADSIDANAVHGSDAPETAAVEIAFFFPEMNVYSR, via the coding sequence ATGGCAATCGAGCGCACCCTGTCGATCATCAAGCCGGATGCGGTGGCAAAGAACGTGATCGGCCAGATCTACAGCCGTTTCGAAGGCGCCGGCCTGAAGATCGTCGCATCGCGCATGGCACACCTGTCGCGTGCCGACGCCGAGAAGTTCTACGCGGTTCACGCAGCGCGTCCGTTCTTCAAGGACCTCGTCGACTTCATGATCTCGGGCCCGGTGATGATCCAGGTCCTGGAAGGCGAAGGCGCGATCCTGAAGAACCGCGACCTGATGGGCGCGACCGATCCGAAGAAGGCGGAAAAGGGCACGATCCGCGCCGACTTCGCGGACAGCATCGACGCGAACGCCGTGCACGGCTCGGACGCACCGGAAACGGCCGCGGTCGAAATCGCGTTCTTCTTCCCGGAAATGAACGTCTACTCGCGCTAA
- a CDS encoding Bax inhibitor-1/YccA family protein yields MNDYPYNFGRGGSVTTAEVRNRVLRNTYWLLALSMVPTVLGAWVGVATGFSLFAATSPMMSLLAFFAIAFGFMFAIERTKNSAAGVFVLLGFTFFMGLMLSRLLSFILGFSNGPSLIMLAFGGTGIIFAAMATIATVSKRDFSGLGKWLFMGVIVILLASVANIFLQLPALMLTVSVLAIAIFSAYMLFDVQRVVNGGETNYITATLAIYLDLYNVFTNLLALLGIFGGNRN; encoded by the coding sequence ATGAACGACTATCCGTACAATTTCGGCCGCGGCGGCTCCGTCACCACCGCCGAGGTTCGCAACCGCGTGCTGCGCAACACGTACTGGCTGCTCGCGCTGTCGATGGTGCCGACCGTGCTCGGTGCGTGGGTCGGCGTCGCGACGGGCTTCTCGCTGTTCGCGGCCACCAGCCCGATGATGAGCCTGCTGGCGTTCTTCGCGATCGCGTTCGGCTTCATGTTCGCGATCGAGCGGACGAAGAACAGCGCGGCCGGCGTATTCGTGCTGCTCGGCTTCACGTTCTTCATGGGCCTGATGCTGTCGCGCCTGCTGAGCTTCATCCTCGGCTTCTCGAACGGGCCGTCGCTGATCATGCTCGCGTTCGGCGGCACCGGCATCATCTTCGCCGCGATGGCGACGATCGCCACGGTCAGCAAGCGCGATTTCTCGGGCCTCGGAAAGTGGCTGTTCATGGGCGTGATCGTGATCCTGCTCGCCTCGGTCGCGAACATCTTCCTGCAGCTGCCGGCGCTGATGCTGACCGTGTCGGTGCTCGCGATCGCGATCTTCTCCGCGTACATGCTGTTCGACGTCCAGCGCGTCGTGAACGGCGGCGAGACGAACTACATCACCGCCACGCTCGCGATCTATCTCGACCTGTACAACGTGTTCACGAACCTGCTCGCGCTGCTCGGCATCTTCGGCGGCAACCGCAACTGA
- the rlmD gene encoding 23S rRNA (uracil(1939)-C(5))-methyltransferase RlmD, with product MSEAVPTSARKLKSVPAEPGVAPILEIESLDMDARGVGRVMNEDGEPGKVIFVEGALPGERVTYSSYRRKPSYEQATVVDILRPSVMRTQPKCAFFGTCGGCSMQHLDMRAQVAIKQRVLEDNLWHLAKLRAETMYSPIHGPSWGYRYRARLTVRNVVKKGGVLVGFHEKKSSYVADMTSCEVLPPHVSAMLVPLRRLVEGLSIRDRMPQIELAVGSQVTALVLRVLEPINADDEALLRAFADEHKVQFWLQPKGPDTVTPFYPLDVPLDYTLPEFGIRMPFKPTDFTQVNHQINRVLVGRALRLLAPARDDRVLDLFCGIGNFTLPLARLAREVMGIEGSEALTTRALANARENGVDGHTTFACRNLFEVTADDIRAFGAFDKFLIDPPREGALAVSKALAEIAQSGEGPLPKRIVYVSCNPSTLARDAGLLVHEAGYRLKGAGVVNMFPNTSHVESIALFERD from the coding sequence GTGTCTGAAGCCGTCCCCACTTCTGCGCGCAAATTGAAAAGCGTGCCCGCCGAGCCCGGCGTCGCCCCGATTCTCGAGATCGAGTCGCTCGACATGGACGCGCGCGGTGTCGGCCGCGTGATGAACGAGGACGGCGAGCCGGGCAAGGTCATCTTCGTCGAGGGCGCGCTGCCCGGCGAGCGCGTGACCTATTCGAGCTACCGCCGCAAGCCGAGCTACGAGCAGGCGACGGTGGTCGACATCCTGCGTCCGAGCGTGATGCGCACGCAGCCGAAATGCGCGTTCTTCGGCACCTGCGGCGGCTGCTCGATGCAGCATCTCGACATGCGCGCGCAGGTCGCGATCAAGCAGCGCGTGCTGGAAGACAACCTGTGGCATCTCGCGAAGCTGCGCGCGGAGACGATGTACTCGCCGATCCATGGGCCGTCCTGGGGTTACCGCTACCGGGCGCGCCTGACCGTGCGCAACGTCGTGAAGAAGGGCGGCGTGCTGGTCGGTTTCCACGAGAAGAAGAGCAGCTACGTCGCCGACATGACGAGCTGCGAGGTGCTGCCGCCGCACGTATCGGCGATGCTGGTGCCGCTGCGCCGTCTCGTCGAAGGGCTGTCGATTCGCGACCGGATGCCGCAGATCGAGCTGGCGGTCGGCTCGCAGGTCACCGCGCTCGTGCTGCGCGTGCTGGAGCCGATCAACGCGGACGACGAAGCGCTGCTGCGCGCGTTCGCGGACGAGCACAAGGTGCAGTTCTGGCTGCAGCCGAAGGGGCCGGACACGGTGACGCCGTTCTATCCGCTCGACGTGCCGCTCGACTACACGCTGCCCGAGTTCGGCATCCGGATGCCGTTCAAGCCGACCGACTTCACGCAGGTCAATCACCAGATCAACCGCGTGCTGGTGGGCCGCGCGCTGCGCCTGCTCGCGCCGGCGCGCGACGATCGCGTGCTCGACCTGTTCTGCGGAATCGGCAACTTCACGCTGCCGCTCGCGCGCCTCGCACGCGAGGTGATGGGCATCGAGGGCAGCGAAGCGCTGACCACGCGCGCGCTCGCAAACGCGCGCGAGAACGGCGTGGACGGCCATACGACCTTCGCATGCCGCAACCTGTTCGAGGTGACGGCCGACGACATCCGCGCGTTCGGCGCCTTCGACAAGTTCCTGATCGATCCGCCGCGCGAGGGCGCGCTTGCGGTGTCGAAGGCGCTGGCCGAGATCGCGCAGAGCGGGGAAGGCCCGCTGCCGAAGCGGATCGTCTACGTGTCGTGCAATCCGTCGACGCTCGCGCGCGACGCAGGCCTGCTCGTGCACGAAGCCGGCTACCGGCTCAAGGGCGCCGGCGTCGTGAACATGTTCCCGAATACGTCGCACGTCGAATCGATCGCGCTGTTCGAGCGCGACTGA
- a CDS encoding endonuclease/exonuclease/phosphatase family protein, whose protein sequence is MRLIDWNIQWGRDADGVVDLGRTIAAARALADFDVLCLQEVTRGFGALPGGPGADQFAELAALLPGYTIFDATGADLPPATPGAPRRQFGNAIATRLPVGRVLRQLLPWPADASAPSMPRVALDVEVHTASGALRVVTTHLEFYSAHQRLAQVDALRDRHREACAHADRPAPAENATGPFSATGQPRDAIICGDFNSAFGSDAYRRLLEPIDDAPAFVDAWIARHPGRTPPPTAGVYDTAQWSDGPLACDFLFVTDTLLPRVARCEIDGDVRASDHQPVVLELN, encoded by the coding sequence ATGCGACTGATCGACTGGAACATTCAATGGGGTCGGGACGCGGACGGCGTCGTCGACCTCGGCCGCACCATCGCGGCCGCCCGCGCGCTCGCCGACTTCGACGTGCTGTGCCTGCAGGAAGTCACGCGCGGCTTCGGCGCATTGCCGGGCGGGCCCGGCGCCGACCAGTTCGCCGAGCTGGCCGCGCTGCTGCCCGGCTATACGATCTTCGACGCGACCGGCGCCGACCTGCCGCCCGCCACACCCGGCGCGCCGCGCCGCCAGTTCGGCAATGCGATCGCGACGCGGCTGCCGGTCGGGCGCGTGCTGCGCCAGCTGCTGCCCTGGCCGGCCGACGCGAGCGCGCCGTCGATGCCGCGCGTCGCGCTCGACGTCGAAGTGCATACGGCGTCAGGCGCGCTGCGCGTGGTTACCACCCATCTCGAGTTCTACTCCGCGCACCAGCGGCTCGCGCAGGTCGACGCGCTGCGCGACCGCCATCGCGAAGCCTGCGCGCACGCGGACCGGCCGGCGCCCGCCGAGAACGCCACCGGGCCGTTCAGCGCGACCGGCCAGCCGCGCGATGCAATCATCTGCGGCGATTTCAACAGCGCATTCGGCAGCGACGCGTACCGGCGCCTGCTCGAACCGATCGACGACGCGCCGGCGTTCGTCGACGCATGGATCGCACGCCATCCGGGCCGCACGCCGCCGCCGACGGCCGGCGTCTACGATACGGCGCAATGGTCCGACGGACCGCTCGCGTGCGACTTCCTGTTCGTGACCGACACGCTGCTGCCGCGCGTCGCGCGCTGCGAGATCGACGGCGACGTGCGCGCGTCGGATCATCAGCCGGTCGTGCTCGAACTGAACTGA